Proteins found in one Oncorhynchus mykiss isolate Arlee chromosome 3, USDA_OmykA_1.1, whole genome shotgun sequence genomic segment:
- the LOC110511774 gene encoding amine sulfotransferase isoform X2, translating to MTTSTRTKTDHLDSTDPQVLDYLLVPHRNFNLINGVHSPDEVDQIQNWEIRDTDIFVVTYPKSGTIWMQQILTLIEAKGDVTPNTEHLNAQRVPWIELIGSEKEFNATPSPRLRVTHLQYKFMPLAVRQKRGKVIYVARNPKDVLVSYYHFHKYAAMLETPKDFNDFFEKFMEGKVFGNCWFEHIKTWYANRDNMNFLYITYEEMIKDLRSMVERMCRFLGKDLTEEQMASVVEHSTFRTMKQNPQANYKTVPDSLLDHNKGTFMRKGTIGDWKNHFTVAQSERFDSAFQEKMWDLPLSFVWDINDVNSAT from the exons ATGACAACTTCCACCCGTACAAAGACAG ATCATTTGGATTCCACTGATCCCCAGGTTCTGGACTATTTGCTGGTTCCTCACCGGAACTTCAACCTGATCAATGGGGTCCACTCTCCCGACGAGGTCGACCAGATCCAGAACTGGGAGATCCGAGACACCGACATATTCGTTGTCACTTATCCCAAGTCAG GGACGATCTGGATGCAGCAGATTCTGACTCTGATAGAAGCCAAAGGTGATGTCACTCCAAACACAGAGCATCTCAACGCGCAGCGCGTCCCATGGATCGAGCTGATTGGCAGTGAGAAGGAGTTTAACGCCACCCCTTCCCCCAGGCTACGGGTCACCCACCTGCAGTACAAGTTCATGCCGCTCGCCGTCAGACAAAAGAGGGGAAAG GTGATCTATGTGGCCAGAAACCCTAAGGATGTTCTCGTGTCCTATTACCACTTCCACAAATATGCAGCCATGCTGGAGACACCGAAGGACTTCAATGATTTCTTTGAGAAATTCATGGAAGGGAAAG TTTTTGGGAACTGTTGGTTTGAGCACATCAAGACGTGGTACGCTAATAGAGACAACATGAACTTCCTGTACATCACATATGAAGAGATGATCAAG GACCTGCGCTCCATGGTGGAGAGGATGTGCAGGTTTCTAGGGAAGGATTTGACAGAGGAACAGATGGCCAGTGTGGTGGAACACAGCACCTTTAGAACCATGAAACAGAACCCGCAGGCTAACTACAAGACGGTGCCCGACTCTCTACTTGATCACAACAAGGGCACGTTTATGAGGAAAG GGACCATTGGGGACTGGAAGAACCATTTCACTGTTGCACAGAGCGAGAGATTTGACAGTGCCTTCCAGGAGAAGATGTGGGACCTGCCCCTCTCCTTTGTGTGGGACATAAATGACGTCAATAGTGCCACGTGA
- the LOC110511795 gene encoding RWD domain-containing protein 1, with the protein MTDYAEEQRNELEAIESIYPDSFTVLSEVPTSFTITVTSDAGENDETIEVTLQFTYVEKYPDEVPLWEIYSQENLEDSDAEGILTLLQQQAEENLGMVMIFTLVTAVQDKLNELVDEINRREEEKRRKEEAAEEAEKVLFQGTVVTIENFLSWKAKFELEMAELRRKRQKEEEQQQAGKIKLTGKKLFETDHNLDTSDIQFLEDSGNSVEVDESLFQDLEELDLDEDDPDFDPLALGSDED; encoded by the exons ATGACAGATTACGCCGAGGAGCAGCGAAACGAGCTGGAAGCTATAGAGTCAATTTACCCGGACTCGTTTACAG TGCTATCAGAGGTGCCCACCAGCTTCACCATCACTGTGACATCAGACGCAGGGGAAAACGATGAAA CGATTGAAGTGACGCTACAGTTCACCTATGTGGAGAAATATCCCGATGAGGTGCCGCTGTGGGAGATATACTCCCAGGAGAACCTGGAGGATTCAGATGCAGAGGGCATCCTCACCTTACTGCAGCAGCAG GCTGAGGAAAACCTAGGAATGGTGATGATATTCACCCTAGTTACAGCAGTTCAGGACAAACTGAATGAATTAGTCGACGAGATAaacagaagagaggaagagaagaggcgAAAAGAGGAGGCAGCGGAGGAGGCTGAGAAGGTGCTCTTCCAAGGAACAGTGGTCACCATCGAGAACTTCCTGTCATGGAAAGCCAAGTTTGAGCTGGAGATGGCTGAGTTGAGGAGGAAACGGCAGaaagaggaggagcagcagcaggcTGGGAAGATTAAACTCACAG gAAAAAAGCTATTTGAGACCGATCACAATCTTGACACATCAGATATACAGTTCCTGGAAGATT CTGGAAACAGTGTTGAAGTGGACGAGTCCCTCTTCCAGGACCTTGAGGAACTCGACTTGGATGAAGACGACCCTGACTTTGACCCTCTGGCACTGGGCAGTGATGAGGACTGA
- the LOC110511774 gene encoding amine sulfotransferase isoform X1, protein MRRLSGQGKGSDHLDSTDPQVLDYLLVPHRNFNLINGVHSPDEVDQIQNWEIRDTDIFVVTYPKSGTIWMQQILTLIEAKGDVTPNTEHLNAQRVPWIELIGSEKEFNATPSPRLRVTHLQYKFMPLAVRQKRGKVIYVARNPKDVLVSYYHFHKYAAMLETPKDFNDFFEKFMEGKVFGNCWFEHIKTWYANRDNMNFLYITYEEMIKDLRSMVERMCRFLGKDLTEEQMASVVEHSTFRTMKQNPQANYKTVPDSLLDHNKGTFMRKGTIGDWKNHFTVAQSERFDSAFQEKMWDLPLSFVWDINDVNSAT, encoded by the exons ATGCGCCGTCTTTCTGGCCAGGGTAAAGGAAGCG ATCATTTGGATTCCACTGATCCCCAGGTTCTGGACTATTTGCTGGTTCCTCACCGGAACTTCAACCTGATCAATGGGGTCCACTCTCCCGACGAGGTCGACCAGATCCAGAACTGGGAGATCCGAGACACCGACATATTCGTTGTCACTTATCCCAAGTCAG GGACGATCTGGATGCAGCAGATTCTGACTCTGATAGAAGCCAAAGGTGATGTCACTCCAAACACAGAGCATCTCAACGCGCAGCGCGTCCCATGGATCGAGCTGATTGGCAGTGAGAAGGAGTTTAACGCCACCCCTTCCCCCAGGCTACGGGTCACCCACCTGCAGTACAAGTTCATGCCGCTCGCCGTCAGACAAAAGAGGGGAAAG GTGATCTATGTGGCCAGAAACCCTAAGGATGTTCTCGTGTCCTATTACCACTTCCACAAATATGCAGCCATGCTGGAGACACCGAAGGACTTCAATGATTTCTTTGAGAAATTCATGGAAGGGAAAG TTTTTGGGAACTGTTGGTTTGAGCACATCAAGACGTGGTACGCTAATAGAGACAACATGAACTTCCTGTACATCACATATGAAGAGATGATCAAG GACCTGCGCTCCATGGTGGAGAGGATGTGCAGGTTTCTAGGGAAGGATTTGACAGAGGAACAGATGGCCAGTGTGGTGGAACACAGCACCTTTAGAACCATGAAACAGAACCCGCAGGCTAACTACAAGACGGTGCCCGACTCTCTACTTGATCACAACAAGGGCACGTTTATGAGGAAAG GGACCATTGGGGACTGGAAGAACCATTTCACTGTTGCACAGAGCGAGAGATTTGACAGTGCCTTCCAGGAGAAGATGTGGGACCTGCCCCTCTCCTTTGTGTGGGACATAAATGACGTCAATAGTGCCACGTGA